Proteins encoded within one genomic window of Fragaria vesca subsp. vesca linkage group LG1, FraVesHawaii_1.0, whole genome shotgun sequence:
- the LOC101299245 gene encoding uncharacterized protein LOC101299245, translating to MANASPFAPSFPRNHLLTPPSSRPLLPKPPLTLSTHPISSSSSSSSLHALGKNYHSFPRRPTKATEVSVAETENWVPVVPLAALPKGERRVIVQDGEAILLLWYKDQVFAIENRSPAEGAYSEGLLNAKLTQDGCIVCPSTDSTFDLRSGAVKDWYPKNPVLRALTPALRTLYIYPCKTDEKNIYISLEDGTINSDAAAEIVFSGKAQPGVTASDVNIEEVKMVVDESLEGGAFGFTRRNEIINGKAATIGFLLLLDIELLTGKGLLKGTGFLDFIYSVSNALQ from the exons ATGGCCAACGCCTCACCCTTCGCCCCCTCATTTCCCCGTAATCACCTCCTTACCCCTCCCTCTTCCCGCCCTCTCCTCCCCAAACCGCCCCTCACTCTTTCTACTCATCCCATTTCATCATCATCATCCTCATCATCCCTCCATGCACTAGGGAAGAATTACCATTCTTTCCCTCGACGACCAACCAAGGCGACGGAGGTCTCGGTTGCGGAAACGGAGAACTGGGTGCCGGTGGTGCCGCTGGCGGCGCTTCCCAAAGGAGAGCGGCGCGTGATAGTTCAGGACGGAGAGGCCATACTGCTGCTGTGGTACAAGGACCAAGTCTTCGCCATTGAGAATCGCTCGCCGGCGGAAGGTGCCTACAGTGAAGGCCTCCTCAATGCCAAGCTCACTCAG GACGGGTGTATTGTGTGTCCATCAACTGATAGCACATTTGATCTTCGGAGTGGCGCCGTCAAGGATTGGTACCCGAAAAACCCGGTGCTGAGAGCTCTCACACCGGCTTTGAGGACTCTTTATATTTATCCTTGCAAGACTGATGAGAAGAACATCTACATTAGCCTCGAAGACGGAACAATAAATTCTGATGCAGCTGCCGAGATTGTGTTCAGCGGCAAGGCTCAACCTGGTGTCACTGCTTCTGATGTTAATATCGAGGAG GTGAAAATGGTGGTTGATGAGAGCTTAGAAGGAGGGGCGTTTGGTTTCACAAGGAGGAATGAAATAATAAATGGGAAGGCAGCTACGATTGGGTTCCTCTTGTTATTAGATATTGAGCTCTTGACTGGTAAAGGACTTCTTAAGGGAACTGGCTTCTTGGACTTTATTTATTCTGTTTCAAATGCTCTCCAGTAG